One genomic region from Bradyrhizobium icense encodes:
- a CDS encoding cold-shock protein yields the protein MAKGTVKWFNPTKGYGFIQPSSGGKDVFVHISAVEKAGLSTLNEGQTVEYEEIANRGKTSAENLKV from the coding sequence ATGGCTAAAGGTACGGTGAAGTGGTTCAATCCGACCAAGGGTTACGGATTCATCCAGCCCTCGAGTGGCGGCAAGGACGTGTTCGTTCATATTTCGGCAGTTGAGAAAGCTGGGCTTTCGACGCTCAATGAAGGGCAGACCGTCGAGTACGAAGAGATCGCCAACCGCGGCAAGACTTCGGCCG